GGTGGGGGCAGGGGGGGGAGGGGCGGATTTTTCTTTGCAGGCGGCGGGGGCGAGGAGGGCGAGGGCGAGGGCGAGGGCGGGGAGGATTTGTTTCATGGCCGGGGGGATTAGTCGGTGACGGAGACGTCCATTTCGGGGGAGTAGTAGAGGATGCGTCCGCAGTTGAGGCAGGTGACGATTTCCTGGGCGGCGCGGCAATCCACGACGGTTTGGCGGCTGACGCGCATGTGGCAGCCGCCGCAGACGCCGTGGTCTATGCCGACGATGACGTTGTCGCCGCGGGCTTTGAGGAGGCGTTCGTAGCGGTAGAGGGCGGCGCTGTCCACGCCGGCGGCGAGGGCGGCGCGTTCGGCGGTGACGGCTTCAAAGTCTTTTTTGAGGTTGGCTTCGCGCTGGTTGAGCTGGGCGACGATTTCATCGGCCAGTTTTTTGGCCTCGGCGGCGGCGCGGTTGGCGGCCTCGACCTGTTTTTGGGCGGCCTCGATTTTTTCCATGAGGTCGAGGATCTGGTTTTCGAGGTCGAATTTGAGTTTTTTGTTCAGCTCGATTTCATGGCCGAGGGCCTTGAACTCCTCGTTTTTGCGGGTTTGGAATTGCTGGGTTTGGTAGCGTTGGATGAGTTCGTTTTTGGCTTCGACTTCGAGCTCGAGGCGTTTGCGTTCGCTTTCGAGGGATTTGACCTGCAATTTGGCCTGGTCGAGAGCTTTGAGGGCCTGTTCGGCTTTGGCCTGGGCATCGCGGCGTTCGACGGGGATGCGTTCCAGCTCCAGGCGCAACCGGTTGAGGCGGCGGTCGCGGTCCTGGAGGACCAGTAGTTTTTCAATCACTTCCAACATGCAATGCGGGCGGCATGGTACTGGGTGGGCGGGGGTTCGTCAACGCGGGGATGGGGGGAATTCCGTTGGCGGCGGTGGGGCGGGGCTGGCGGGATGGAAACTTGACCGTGGGGGTCAATCCCCGCCACCATGACGGGGCATGAAACAGGCATGGGCAGATCGGCGGGTGTTGATTGTGGGTGGGGGCATTGTGGGGCTGGCCACGGCGTGGCAGATGTTGCGGCGGTGGCCGGGGGTGAGGGTGTGGGTGCTGGAGAAGGAGGCGGCGGTGGGGCAGCATCAGACGGGCCACAACAGCGGGGTGTTGCATGCCGGTTTGTATTACAAGCCCGGTTCGGCGAAGGCGCGGCTGGCGGTGAGCGGGATCCGGCAGATGGTGGCTTTCTGCCGGGAGCAGGGGATTGCGCATGAAATCTGCGGGAAACTGGTGGTGGCGGCGGATGAGACGGAGCTTGGCCGGCTGCAGGCGTTGCATGAGCGGGGCCAGCAAAACGGGCTGCAGGGCTTGAAGATGCTGGGGGTGGAGGAGATGCGGGAGATTGAGCCGCATGTGGGGGGAGTGGCGGCGCTGCGGGTGCCGGAGGAGGGGATTGTGGATTATGGGGGGGTGTGCCGGGCGTTGGTGAAGGAGCTGCAGGCGAGGGGAGGGCAGGTGGTCACGGGGGCGCGGGTGTATCGTTTGCAGACGACGGCCACCGGCTGGGTGGCGCACACCACGGCGGGGGAGTATGAGGGGGATTATTTGTTGAATTGCGCGGGTTTGCACTGTGACCGGGTGAGCGAGCTGGCGGGGGAGCAACGGAGCGTGCGCATTGTGCCGTTCCGGGGTGAGTATTATAAGATTCGTCCGGAGCGGCAGCATTTGGTGCGGCATTTGATTTATCCGGTGCCGGATCCGCAGTTTCCTTTTTTGGGGGTGCATTTTACGCGGCTGATTCATGGGGGCATTGAGGCGGGGCCGAATGCGGTGCTGGCCTGGGCGCGGGAGGGGTATCGGAAGACGGATATTAATGTGGCGGATTTGTGGGATGCGCTGAGTTTTCCGGGGTTGTGGCGGTTTTTGCGGAGGCATCAGCGGATGTGCTGGCAGGAATGGGTGCGGTCGTTCAGCAAACGGCGTTTTTGCGCTTCACTGCAGCGGTTGGTGCCGGAAATTCGGCCGGAGGATTTGGCGCCGGGGGGCGCCGGGGTGCGCGCCCAGGCGATGAGTGTGGAGGGGGATTTGGTGAGTGATTTTCATCTGATTCAGCGGGCGCGGGCGTTGCATGTGTTGAACGCGCCCAGCCCGGCGGCGACGGCGTCGCTGGCGATTGGGGAGGAGATTTGCCGGCGGATGGAGGAAGCAGAATAAGCTGAGTGGTGAAAGCGGATATTGGGGTTGTAAAGGGCTGGCAAATGCGCCAATTAGACACACAAAAATGAACAAAACAAGCGCCATAAATACACACAACAAGCGAGTATATTGGGTTATTAAAATGTGTAAGTAACTTTTAATGAATTACTTATGTAATTAATAGAGCCTGGCATTGGCTTAGCTAAGGAGGGTGATGGCAAAAGAAGACAAACAACAGAGGAAAGGACAGGCTTATGACACTGATGCGATGGCAACGACCGGAGATCAACCCGTGGCTGGGATTTGAGCCACTGGGGCGTTTGCAGGAAGAAATCAACCGATTGTTCGACACGACGCTGCCGGAGTGGGGAGTTTTTCCGCGCCTGATGGGGGCGTGGGGGCCGGCGCTGGATTTGTATGAGGACAAGGATCATCTGGTGGCGAAGGTCGAGCTGCCGGGGATGAAGAAGGAAGATATCGAGGTGTCCCTGCATGAGGGGACCCTGACGGTGGCCGGTGAGCGGAAGGCGGATGAGCAGTTCAAGGAGGCTGAGGCTCATCGGTTGGAGCGTTTTTATGGGCGGTTTCAGCGTTCGGTGGCGCTGCCTGTGCCGGTGAACGCGGAGGGGGTGAAGGCCAACTACGCGGACGGGGTGTTGACGGTGATTTTGCCGAAGGCGGAGGAGGCCAAGCCGAAGCAGATTGCGGTGAGCGTGGGGAATTGAGCGGGGCGGAGGAACAAGCTAAACGAGTGGAAAGGAGCGGTCCTATGAGCAGCCATGCGATTGAGAAGAAGGAAGCGGGTGCTCCGGCGGCGGTGACGCGGGAGCAGGAGTTGTGGATGGCGCCGAATGTGGACATATACGAGACGAAGGAGGCGTACACGATTCTGGCGGAGATGCCGGGGGTGAACAAGGGTGGGCTGGAGGTGACGGTGGAGGATAATGAGCTGGTGATCACGGGGCGGCGTGATTTGACGCCGTTCAAGGGGGAGACGCTGCATCGGGAGACGCGGCCGGCGCATTATCGGCGGGTGTTTGAGCTGGATCCGGCGATTGACACCAACCGGATATCCGCCCGGATGGAGCAGGGGGTGTTGACGCTGGTGCTGCCGAAGGCGGAGAAGGCCAAGCCGCGGCGAGTGGTGGTGGAGGGTTGAGGGAAGGACAAACGGGGTTGAGGGAGGGCACGGAGACGGGGGGAGTTTCCGTGCCCTCATTTTGCTTGTGAGGGCGGCCCCGGCCGTCGAGAATGCGGCGGGGTATGGGACCGGGTGCGAAGGCATGGGCAGCGCAGGATCGTCCGCGGCGGTCGCTGCGGTGGGCGATGTTGATGCAGTATGCCACGTGCGGGGCGGTGATCCCGTTTGTGAGCATGTGGCTGGTGGATCGGGGGTTGAGCTATCATCAGATCAGCCACATCATCATGACGTCGGCGGGGGTGCTGCTGGTGGCGCCGTTTTTTTGGGGGATGGTGGCGGACCGGTATGTGCCGCTGGACCGGGTGTTGCTGCTGGTGAATGTGCTGGGAGCGGTGGCGCTGGCGGTGCTGGCGCAGCAGCATGAGTTTGGGGGGCTGCTGGCGGGATATGTGGCCTATACGGCGTTTATCTTTCCGACGTTTCATTTGATCAACGCGCTGGGGTTTCATCACCTGGCGCGGCCGGAGAGCAGTTTCAGCGGATTGCGGGCGTGGGGTTCGGTGGGGTGGATCCTTCCCTTTGTGCCGATTTCGGTGTGGACGGCGAGCCGGCCGGAGGCGGGGTTGAATTTTATTTTGTATTTGGGGATGGCGCTGGGGCTGGGGATGGCGCTGCTGGCGTGTTATTTGCCGCACACGCCCTGCGGGGGGCGGAGGCGGCTGGTGGGGGCGGGGCGGCAACCGGCGTATGTGCAGGCGGTGCGGCAACTGCTGGGGAATCCGAATTATCTGGTGGTGTTGCTGAGCATGTTTTTGCTGTCGGGGTCGTTTTCGCTGGTGACATTTTACAGTCCGCCGTTTTTGGAGCAGTTGGGGATGCCGCGTCCGTGGATTGGGCCGGCGCAGGCGATTGGGGTGGTGTTTGAGGTGTGGTTGTTTCAGCATCAGCCGGAGTTGATCCGGCGGTTGAATCTGGTGCGGACGGTGGTGTTGGGGTGTCTGGCGCTGGTGGTGCGGAATTTGTTGTTCAGCGTGTTGAGTGATTTGTGGCTGCTGGCGTTGAGTTATCTGTTGGCGGGGGCGTTTGTGGTGCTGTACCACATCGGGGCGAGCATGCTGGTGAACCGGCTGGCGACGGATGCGGTGCGGGCGTCGGCGCAGACGATGATGGGGA
This genomic interval from Verrucomicrobiia bacterium contains the following:
- a CDS encoding Hsp20/alpha crystallin family protein, translated to MSSHAIEKKEAGAPAAVTREQELWMAPNVDIYETKEAYTILAEMPGVNKGGLEVTVEDNELVITGRRDLTPFKGETLHRETRPAHYRRVFELDPAIDTNRISARMEQGVLTLVLPKAEKAKPRRVVVEG
- the lhgO gene encoding L-2-hydroxyglutarate oxidase, whose product is MKQAWADRRVLIVGGGIVGLATAWQMLRRWPGVRVWVLEKEAAVGQHQTGHNSGVLHAGLYYKPGSAKARLAVSGIRQMVAFCREQGIAHEICGKLVVAADETELGRLQALHERGQQNGLQGLKMLGVEEMREIEPHVGGVAALRVPEEGIVDYGGVCRALVKELQARGGQVVTGARVYRLQTTATGWVAHTTAGEYEGDYLLNCAGLHCDRVSELAGEQRSVRIVPFRGEYYKIRPERQHLVRHLIYPVPDPQFPFLGVHFTRLIHGGIEAGPNAVLAWAREGYRKTDINVADLWDALSFPGLWRFLRRHQRMCWQEWVRSFSKRRFCASLQRLVPEIRPEDLAPGGAGVRAQAMSVEGDLVSDFHLIQRARALHVLNAPSPAATASLAIGEEICRRMEEAE
- a CDS encoding MFS transporter — encoded protein: MGPGAKAWAAQDRPRRSLRWAMLMQYATCGAVIPFVSMWLVDRGLSYHQISHIIMTSAGVLLVAPFFWGMVADRYVPLDRVLLLVNVLGAVALAVLAQQHEFGGLLAGYVAYTAFIFPTFHLINALGFHHLARPESSFSGLRAWGSVGWILPFVPISVWTASRPEAGLNFILYLGMALGLGMALLACYLPHTPCGGRRRLVGAGRQPAYVQAVRQLLGNPNYLVVLLSMFLLSGSFSLVTFYSPPFLEQLGMPRPWIGPAQAIGVVFEVWLFQHQPELIRRLNLVRTVVLGCLALVVRNLLFSVLSDLWLLALSYLLAGAFVVLYHIGASMLVNRLATDAVRASAQTMMGICSMGLGPMFANWMAGRLAAMSGNNLRPVFLFATFLAMLATLLIVGAHRSLRRVLQAEGAGLAEGVGPNNVLAGGQGVK
- a CDS encoding C4-type zinc ribbon domain-containing protein, coding for MLEVIEKLLVLQDRDRRLNRLRLELERIPVERRDAQAKAEQALKALDQAKLQVKSLESERKRLELEVEAKNELIQRYQTQQFQTRKNEEFKALGHEIELNKKLKFDLENQILDLMEKIEAAQKQVEAANRAAAEAKKLADEIVAQLNQREANLKKDFEAVTAERAALAAGVDSAALYRYERLLKARGDNVIVGIDHGVCGGCHMRVSRQTVVDCRAAQEIVTCLNCGRILYYSPEMDVSVTD
- a CDS encoding Hsp20/alpha crystallin family protein, coding for MTLMRWQRPEINPWLGFEPLGRLQEEINRLFDTTLPEWGVFPRLMGAWGPALDLYEDKDHLVAKVELPGMKKEDIEVSLHEGTLTVAGERKADEQFKEAEAHRLERFYGRFQRSVALPVPVNAEGVKANYADGVLTVILPKAEEAKPKQIAVSVGN